Proteins found in one Nerophis ophidion isolate RoL-2023_Sa linkage group LG21, RoL_Noph_v1.0, whole genome shotgun sequence genomic segment:
- the col8a2 gene encoding collagen alpha-2(VIII) chain, protein MPPTMLPACVCALLMLGGHVLAGGYPPIPHMKYMQPMMKGPVGPPFREGKGHYVDMPPMLDVKGEPGPQGKPGPRGPPGPPGQPGKPGLGNPGLNGQPGPQGPPGFPGIGKPGLPGLPGKMGPKGMSGHNGEVGPRGEPGPRGQPGQPGLPGPAGLSLNGKPGLPGVRGPPGSRGEPGLKGTSGPTGERGLKGENGNGTPGPPGLRGPPGLKGSTGPPGLTGIGKPGPKGLPGLYGAKGDQGIPGDRGEPGEVGPPGLQGQPGPVGIGKPGIDGLPGAPGLLGPKGEQGLRGPPGFPGTPGFGKPGLNGPKGEKGHTGLPGLPGEKGEQGMVGLIGGPGLDGQPGPPGLHGPMGLPGKHGIPGHKGELGPQGPPGLPGLRGDQGPNGNPGKAGIPGDKGLPGPNGAIGKPGPKGEAGHIGLPGNPGLTGGPGPKGEPGFMGTPGPRGQSGIPGLQGPMGPMGPQGALGLKGEPGFPGLPGLGKVGEKGPIGPQGPPGKPGPAGLNGNPGPPGPPGAPGPAGNGQTVVAGPTNSQLEGGEVPGDRKGPAFSQVPLSASLAPAFTAILTKHFPPSGMPIMFDKTLYNGQNAYSLTTGIFTAPLSGVYYFAYHVHVKGTSLWVALYKNNVPATYTYDEYKKGYMDQASGSAVLELKEGDQVWVQMPSDQANGLYATKYIHSSFSGFLLCPT, encoded by the exons ATGCCGCCCACCATGCTGCCAGCCTGTGTCTGCGCGCTCCTGATGCTGGGGGGTCACGTTCTTGCCGGAGGGTACCCCCCCATACCGCACATGAAGTACATGCAGCCCATGATGAAAGGGCCCGTCGGACCCCCGTTCAGAGAGGGCAAGGGGCATTACGTTG aCATGCCACCCATGTTAGATGTGAAGGGGGAGCCAGGACCCCAAGGAAAACCAGGACCAAGAGGTCCCCCTGGTCCACCAGGGCAACCAGGAAAACCTGGTCTAGGGAACCCGGGCCTCAATGGACAGCCAGGTCCTCAGGGCCCCCCTGGCTTTCCAGGAATCGGTAAACCAGGACTCCCGGGATTACCAGGAAAGATGGGGCCAAAGGGCATGTCCGGACACAACGGCGAGGTCGGCCCTCGCGGTGAACCAGGCCCCAGGGGTCAACCAGGGCAGCCGGGACTCCCAGGCCCCGCTGGCCTGTCTCTTAATGGGAAACCTGGACTTCCAGGCGTCAGAGGCCCGCCTGGCTCTAGGGGAGAACCAGGATTAAAAGGCACCTCTGGCCCAACGGGTGAGCGCGGCCTTAAGGGTGAGAACGGAAACGGGACTCCAGGTCCTCCTGGTTTGAGAGGTCCCCCTGGCCTCAAAGGTAGTACGGGACCACCCGGTCTTACAGGCATTGGTAAACCTGGACCAAAAGGTTTGCCTGGGCTGTACGGCGCCAAAGGTGATCAGGGAATTCCAGGGGATCGAGGGGAACCAGGAGAGGTCGGGCCTCCAGGGCTACAAGGTCAACCAGGTCCTGTGGGGATAGGAAAGCCTGGAATCGATGGATTGCCAGGAGCACCGGGTCTCTTAGGCCCAAAAGGCGAGCAAGGGCTGAGGGGTCCGCCAGGATTTCCTGGTACGCCAGGCTTTGGAAAACCTGGTCTGAATGGACCAAAAGGAGAAAAGGGCCATACCGGGCTGCCTGGTCTTCCTGGAGAAAAAGGAGAACAAGGAATGGTAGGCCTCATTGGAGGACCAGGTCTTGATGGACAACCAGGCCCTCCTGGTCTTCACGGCCCAATGGGACTCCCAGGAAAACATGGTATACCCGGACATAAGGGAGAACTTGGCCCCCAAGGCCCTCCGGGGCTGCCAGGCCTCAGGGGGGATCAAGGTCCCAATGGGAACCCAGGAAAAGCTGGTATTCCCGGGGACAAAGGCTTACCTGGGCCAAATGGAGCAATCGGAAAACCCGGGCCCAAAGGTGAAGCAGGACATATCGGTTTACCGGGTAATCCCGGGCTGACCGGTGGTCCGGGGCCCAAAGGCGAGCCAGGATTTATGGGCACACCTGGCCCCAGGGGTCAGTCAGGCATCCCCGGTCTTCAGGGACCCATGGGTCCCATGGGGCCTCAGGGTGCCCTGGGCTTGAAGGGTGAGCCCGGATTCCCAGGACTTCCCGGACTGGGTAAAGTTGGCGAGAAAGGACCGATAGGTCCACAAGGCCCTCCGGGGAAACCAGGCCCTGCCGGACTTAACGGCAACCCTGGTCCTCCTGGTCCTCCGGGGGCCCCGGGTCCTGCGGGCAACGGCCAAACAGTTGTGGCGGGTCCAACGAATTCGCAGCTGGAAGGGGGTGAGGTGCCGGGAGACCGCAAGGGGCCGGCATTCAGTCAAGTTCCGCTCTCCGCCTCCTTAGCGCCGGCTTTCACCGCCATCCTCACCAAGCACTTCCCTCCCTCCGGCATGCCCATCATGTTCGACAAGACTCTGTACAACGGGCAGAACGCCTACAGTCTCACCACAGGGATCTTTACTGCCCCGCTGTCCGGCGTCTACTACTTTGCCTACCACGTCCACGTGAAGGGCACCAGCCTGTGGGTGGCCCTGTACAAGAACAATGTGCCCGCCACCTACACCTACGACGAGTACAAGAAGGGCTACATGGACCAGGCTTCCGGCAGTGCCGTCCTGGAGCTGAAGGAGGGCGACCAGGTCTGGGTCCAGATGCCCTCGGATCAGGCCAACGGTCTCTACGCCACCAAGTACATCCACTCCTCTTTCTCAGGGTTCCTGCTCTGTCCCACATAA